Proteins encoded in a region of the Epinephelus lanceolatus isolate andai-2023 chromosome 20, ASM4190304v1, whole genome shotgun sequence genome:
- the olfm3a gene encoding noelin-3a isoform X1 produces the protein MLKDCTLQKSGCCCPEPVTMRVLLSVLYPVLSLTIFGLYPSMTIGPKEGWQVYSSAQDADGRCICTVVAPEQSLCSRDAKSRQLRQLLEKVQNMSQSIEVLNLRTQRDFQYVMKMENQMKGLRTKFRQIEDDRKSIIARNFQELKDKMDELKPLIPVLEQYKMDAALISQFKEEIRNLSAVLTGIQEELGAYDYDELYQRVLRLDSRLRSCMGKLTCGKLMKITGPVTIKTSGTRFGAWMTDPLASTRNNRVWYMDSYTNSKIVREYKTIDDFVAGVVSRTYSLPFKWEGTNHIVYNGSLYYNKYQSNIIVKYSFETGSVLAQRALEFAGFHNMYPYTWGGYSDIDVMADELGMWVVYATNQNAGNVVISQIDSDTLQVLKTWNTEYSKRNAGESFMICGTLYITNSHLSGAKVYYAYSTKTSSYEYIDIPFHNQYFHISMLDYNARERALYAWNNGHQVIFNVTLFHVIKTDDDS, from the exons ACTATCGGCCCCAAGGAGGGCTGGCAGGTGTACAGCTCGGCCCAGGATGCTGATGGGCGCTGTATCTGCACAGTGGTGGCACCAGAACAGAGCCTGTGCTCCAGAGATGCCAAGAGCAGACAGCTCCGCcagctactagagaag GTGCAGAACATGTCTCAGTCCATTGAGGTGCTGAACCTACGAACTCAGAGGGATTTCCAATATGTCATGAAGATGGAAAACCAGATGAAGGGCCTGAGGACCAAGTTCAGACAGATTGAGGACGACAGGAAATCCATCATAGCCAGAAACTTCCAG GAGCTTAAAGACAAGATGGACGAGCTGAAGCCGTTGATCCCTGTGCTGGAGCAGTACAAGATGGATGCTGCGCTCATTTCCCAGTTCAAGGAGGAGATCAGGAACCTCTCAGCGGTGCTGACAGGCATCCAGGAGGAGCTCGGGGCCTACGACTATGATGAGCTCTATCAGCGAGTCCTGCGACTGGACAGCAGGCTCCGCAGCTGTATGGGCAAACTAA CGTGTGGGAAATTAATGAAAATCACTGGACCTGTTACAATAAAGACATCTGGAACCCGGTTTGGGGCATGGATGACTGATCCTCTAGCATCAACCAGAAACAACAGG GTTTGGTATATGGACAGTTACACTAACAGCAAGATTGTGCGTGAGTACAAGACAATAGATGACTTTGTCGCAGGAGTGGTCTCCCGAACCTACAGCCTCCCTTTTAAATGGGAGGGAACCAATCATATTGTCTACAATGGATCGCTTTACTACAACAAGTACCAGAGCAACATTATAGTCAAGTACAGCTTCGAGACGGGCAGCGTGCTGGCCCAGCGAGCTCTGGAGTTCGCCGGCTTCCACAACATGTACCCATACACATGGGGGGGATACTCCGACATAGATGTCATGGCTGACGAACTGGGAATGTGGGTTGTGTACGCGACCAATCAAAACGCTGGAAATGTCGTCATCTCCCAGATCGACTCTGACACCCTGCAGGTCTTGAAGACTTGGAACACCGAGTACTCCAAAAGGAACGCGGGTGAATCATTCATGATCTGTGGGACGCTCTATATCACTAACTCTCACCTGTCGGGAGCAAAGGTTTACTACGCTTACTCTACCAAGACTTCGAGTTACGAGTACATAGACATTCCTTTCCACAACCAGTACTTTCACATCTCCATGCTTGATTACAACGCCAGAGAGAGAGCACTGTATGCCTGGAATAACGGACACCAGGTAATATTTAACGTCACCCTCTTCCATGTCATAAAAACTGACGATGACTCTTAA
- the olfm3a gene encoding noelin-3a isoform X2, with product MSQSIEVLNLRTQRDFQYVMKMENQMKGLRTKFRQIEDDRKSIIARNFQELKDKMDELKPLIPVLEQYKMDAALISQFKEEIRNLSAVLTGIQEELGAYDYDELYQRVLRLDSRLRSCMGKLTCGKLMKITGPVTIKTSGTRFGAWMTDPLASTRNNRVWYMDSYTNSKIVREYKTIDDFVAGVVSRTYSLPFKWEGTNHIVYNGSLYYNKYQSNIIVKYSFETGSVLAQRALEFAGFHNMYPYTWGGYSDIDVMADELGMWVVYATNQNAGNVVISQIDSDTLQVLKTWNTEYSKRNAGESFMICGTLYITNSHLSGAKVYYAYSTKTSSYEYIDIPFHNQYFHISMLDYNARERALYAWNNGHQVIFNVTLFHVIKTDDDS from the exons ATGTCTCAGTCCATTGAGGTGCTGAACCTACGAACTCAGAGGGATTTCCAATATGTCATGAAGATGGAAAACCAGATGAAGGGCCTGAGGACCAAGTTCAGACAGATTGAGGACGACAGGAAATCCATCATAGCCAGAAACTTCCAG GAGCTTAAAGACAAGATGGACGAGCTGAAGCCGTTGATCCCTGTGCTGGAGCAGTACAAGATGGATGCTGCGCTCATTTCCCAGTTCAAGGAGGAGATCAGGAACCTCTCAGCGGTGCTGACAGGCATCCAGGAGGAGCTCGGGGCCTACGACTATGATGAGCTCTATCAGCGAGTCCTGCGACTGGACAGCAGGCTCCGCAGCTGTATGGGCAAACTAA CGTGTGGGAAATTAATGAAAATCACTGGACCTGTTACAATAAAGACATCTGGAACCCGGTTTGGGGCATGGATGACTGATCCTCTAGCATCAACCAGAAACAACAGG GTTTGGTATATGGACAGTTACACTAACAGCAAGATTGTGCGTGAGTACAAGACAATAGATGACTTTGTCGCAGGAGTGGTCTCCCGAACCTACAGCCTCCCTTTTAAATGGGAGGGAACCAATCATATTGTCTACAATGGATCGCTTTACTACAACAAGTACCAGAGCAACATTATAGTCAAGTACAGCTTCGAGACGGGCAGCGTGCTGGCCCAGCGAGCTCTGGAGTTCGCCGGCTTCCACAACATGTACCCATACACATGGGGGGGATACTCCGACATAGATGTCATGGCTGACGAACTGGGAATGTGGGTTGTGTACGCGACCAATCAAAACGCTGGAAATGTCGTCATCTCCCAGATCGACTCTGACACCCTGCAGGTCTTGAAGACTTGGAACACCGAGTACTCCAAAAGGAACGCGGGTGAATCATTCATGATCTGTGGGACGCTCTATATCACTAACTCTCACCTGTCGGGAGCAAAGGTTTACTACGCTTACTCTACCAAGACTTCGAGTTACGAGTACATAGACATTCCTTTCCACAACCAGTACTTTCACATCTCCATGCTTGATTACAACGCCAGAGAGAGAGCACTGTATGCCTGGAATAACGGACACCAGGTAATATTTAACGTCACCCTCTTCCATGTCATAAAAACTGACGATGACTCTTAA